One stretch of Leadbetterella byssophila DSM 17132 DNA includes these proteins:
- a CDS encoding efflux RND transporter permease subunit encodes MFQKFIHRPVLSIVISVLMVLVGLISLVQLPITQYPDIAPPEVNVTTRFTGANADAVVKAVITPLEKAINGVPGMSYMTSVSGNDGTGIIQIIFKAGVDPDVAAVNVQNRVTSVMDELPEEAIKAGVIVEKVQNSMLMYLNILSEDKDLDEKFLFNFVDINVLKELKRIDGVGFAEMMGRRDYAMRVWLNPEKMLMYNISANEVIEKLKQQNVEAAPGKIGESSGKAGQSLQYVLRYTGKLNTEQAYENLVLRSKSDGEILRLRDIAEIEFDSQDYNVLSKENGQPSASIMIKQRPGSNAKEVIENIKTRMAELKDSSFPPGMSYTIGYDVSAFLDASIAVVLRTLVEAFLLVALVIFIFLQDTRSTIIPIIAVPVSLIGTFFFMQMLGFSLNLITLFALVLAIGIVVDNAIVVIEAVHAKMESKGLSPLKATEEAMSEISGAIIAITLVMSAVFVPVSFMEGPSGIFYRQFSLTMAVAIVLSGVTALTLTPALCALFLKDVHGEHKKGFIARFFDGFNRWYNGLSTKYQKLLGLIANRRVVTFGVLAGFCFATGLVGVFVPTGFIPEEDQGAFYANITTPSGATLERTERVVDEVQAIANGMEEVATVSSLSGFSTLSEGTGAIYGMNLISLKNWSERGRSDAQIIEELAAKTRHIKDATIEFFRPPPVPGYGNSSGFELRLLNRSGSDEIGDLQEVADGFVTELNKRPELMNVFTTFDATFPQFLLDIDEDKAAQKGVTADNAMSTLQTLIGSEYATNFIRFGQMYKVMVQASPEFRAEPEDILKLTVKNDNGELVPYSTFLKVEKVYGPEQITRYNMYPSAMINGQPALGYSSGDAIAAIKEVAAQYLPKGYGYDWAGASRDQANAGNETYIIFALCLLFVYLILAAQYESFALPLPIILSLPIGIFGALFFLWILGLENNIYAQISMVMLIGILGKNAILIVEFAVLIQNEKGLSPLMAAIEAATARLRPILMTSFAFIAGLIPLMLASGAGEIGNRTIGSATVGGMLLGTVFGVIIIPGLYVVFAKKMKHEKVV; translated from the coding sequence ATGTTTCAAAAGTTCATACATAGACCCGTATTATCAATAGTAATATCGGTGCTGATGGTGTTAGTGGGACTGATATCCTTAGTTCAGTTGCCCATTACCCAATATCCGGACATTGCTCCTCCGGAAGTAAACGTAACCACCAGGTTTACGGGTGCGAATGCAGACGCCGTGGTGAAGGCGGTAATTACCCCCCTTGAAAAGGCCATTAATGGTGTGCCTGGGATGTCTTACATGACGTCCGTTTCCGGAAATGATGGTACCGGTATTATTCAAATCATCTTCAAAGCAGGGGTGGATCCGGATGTGGCTGCCGTTAACGTGCAGAACCGGGTGACATCTGTAATGGATGAATTACCTGAAGAAGCTATTAAGGCAGGGGTTATAGTAGAAAAGGTACAGAACAGTATGTTGATGTACCTGAATATTCTTAGTGAGGACAAAGATTTGGATGAGAAATTCCTTTTCAACTTTGTGGATATCAATGTTCTTAAGGAATTAAAGCGTATTGACGGTGTAGGTTTTGCGGAGATGATGGGTAGGAGGGACTATGCCATGAGGGTATGGCTTAATCCTGAGAAGATGTTGATGTACAATATATCAGCTAACGAAGTCATCGAGAAATTAAAGCAGCAAAACGTAGAAGCCGCACCCGGAAAAATCGGGGAAAGTTCTGGCAAAGCGGGACAGTCTCTCCAATACGTACTTCGTTACACGGGGAAATTGAATACAGAACAAGCGTATGAAAATCTGGTTTTAAGAAGTAAATCAGATGGGGAGATCTTGCGCTTGAGGGATATAGCTGAAATCGAATTTGATTCACAAGATTATAATGTTTTGTCCAAAGAGAATGGTCAGCCTTCGGCTTCCATTATGATCAAGCAGCGTCCCGGTTCGAACGCGAAAGAGGTAATTGAAAACATAAAGACCCGGATGGCAGAACTAAAGGATAGTAGTTTCCCTCCGGGCATGAGTTATACTATAGGTTATGATGTGTCAGCATTCTTAGATGCATCTATTGCCGTTGTACTTCGTACATTGGTGGAGGCCTTCCTACTGGTAGCCTTGGTGATCTTTATATTCTTGCAGGATACACGCTCTACCATCATCCCTATCATTGCGGTGCCGGTGTCCTTGATTGGTACTTTCTTCTTTATGCAGATGTTAGGGTTCTCCTTGAACCTGATCACCCTATTCGCTTTGGTACTGGCTATTGGTATTGTGGTGGATAACGCCATAGTAGTGATTGAGGCGGTGCATGCTAAGATGGAGAGTAAAGGGCTTTCACCTTTGAAGGCTACGGAAGAAGCCATGAGCGAGATCAGTGGAGCCATCATTGCCATTACTTTAGTGATGTCTGCGGTGTTTGTCCCTGTGTCCTTTATGGAAGGGCCTTCCGGAATATTCTATAGGCAGTTCTCTTTGACTATGGCGGTGGCCATCGTATTATCAGGGGTAACGGCCTTAACATTGACCCCCGCCCTTTGTGCATTGTTCTTAAAGGATGTTCATGGTGAACATAAAAAGGGATTTATTGCCAGATTCTTCGATGGATTTAACAGGTGGTATAATGGCTTATCTACCAAATATCAAAAGCTTTTAGGCCTAATAGCAAATCGTAGAGTAGTTACTTTTGGTGTATTAGCAGGCTTTTGTTTTGCTACGGGATTAGTAGGTGTGTTTGTACCTACCGGCTTTATACCAGAGGAGGACCAAGGAGCCTTCTATGCTAACATCACCACTCCTTCAGGAGCCACATTGGAACGTACGGAGAGGGTAGTGGATGAGGTTCAGGCCATAGCTAACGGTATGGAAGAAGTAGCTACCGTATCCAGTTTGTCAGGCTTTAGTACCTTATCTGAGGGTACAGGTGCCATCTACGGAATGAACTTGATCAGTTTGAAAAACTGGAGTGAGCGTGGCCGATCAGATGCTCAAATTATCGAGGAATTAGCGGCTAAAACCCGCCATATCAAAGACGCTACCATAGAATTCTTCCGCCCACCTCCTGTGCCGGGATATGGTAACTCCAGTGGTTTTGAATTGAGATTATTGAACCGTTCGGGTAGTGATGAGATAGGAGATTTGCAAGAGGTGGCGGACGGTTTTGTGACGGAATTGAATAAGCGACCGGAGTTAATGAATGTGTTTACCACATTTGACGCTACTTTCCCTCAATTCCTTTTGGATATAGACGAGGACAAAGCCGCTCAAAAGGGGGTAACTGCAGACAATGCCATGAGTACCTTGCAAACGTTGATAGGTAGTGAATATGCTACTAATTTCATACGTTTTGGACAGATGTATAAGGTGATGGTGCAGGCCTCTCCTGAATTTAGAGCGGAGCCAGAGGATATTTTGAAGCTGACCGTAAAGAATGACAATGGAGAACTAGTACCGTATTCTACCTTCTTAAAAGTAGAAAAGGTATATGGACCCGAGCAGATTACGCGCTATAACATGTATCCTTCAGCTATGATCAATGGTCAACCGGCCTTAGGATACAGTAGTGGAGACGCTATCGCTGCGATCAAGGAAGTAGCGGCGCAGTACTTGCCTAAAGGTTATGGATACGACTGGGCCGGAGCCTCTAGAGATCAGGCAAATGCAGGGAATGAGACCTATATCATCTTTGCGCTTTGTTTGTTGTTCGTTTATCTGATATTGGCAGCACAGTATGAGAGTTTTGCCTTGCCTTTGCCTATTATCTTGTCTCTTCCTATAGGAATCTTCGGCGCATTATTCTTCTTATGGATTTTGGGCTTAGAGAACAACATCTATGCGCAGATTTCCATGGTTATGTTAATAGGTATCCTAGGTAAAAATGCCATCCTGATTGTGGAGTTTGCGGTGTTGATTCAAAATGAAAAAGGCTTGAGTCCTTTAATGGCTGCCATAGAAGCTGCAACGGCGCGTTTAAGGCCTATTCTAATGACTTCATTTGCTTTTATCGCAGGATTGATTCCTTTGATGCTAGCTTCTGGAGCAGGGGAGATAGGCAACAGGACCATTGGTTCTGCAACAGTAGGAGGGATGTTATTAGGTACCGTATTTGGTGTCATTATCATTCCTGGATTGTATGTGGTGTTTGCTAAAAAAATGAAGCATGAAAAAGTGGTTTAA